A window of Primulina tabacum isolate GXHZ01 chromosome 4, ASM2559414v2, whole genome shotgun sequence contains these coding sequences:
- the LOC142543456 gene encoding AP-1 complex subunit gamma-2-like isoform X1: protein MDSIMNPFSSSTRLRDLIRAVRACKTAAEERAAIRKECASIRAAISENDQDYRHRNLAKLMFIHMLGYPTHFGQMECLKLIASPGFPEKRIGYLGLMLLLDERQEVLMLVTNSIKQDLNHTNQYIVGLALCALGNICSAEMARDLAPEVERLLQFRDPNIRKKAALCTIRIIKKVPDLAENFINPAVALLKEKHHGVLLTGVQLCMDMCKVSTEALEHFRKNCIGILVKVLKDLANSSYAPEYEISGISDPFLHIRLLKLLRELGQGDPDASDNMNDILAQVATKTESNKNTGNAILYECVATIMSLEDNSGLRVLAVNILGRFLSSRDNNIRYVALNMLMKAIILDSQAVQRHRATILECVKDSDASIRKRALELVYLLINESNVKSLTKELVDYLEVCDPEFKGELSTKICSIVEKFSPEKIWYIDQMLKVLSEAGNYVKDEVWHALIVVITNASNLHGYTVRSLYKTVQTACEQETLARVAVWCIGEYGELLVSNVGMLGVEDPVTVTEVDAVDVVETVIQRHSADLTTRAMCLIALLKLSSRFPSCSKRINDIVIHQKGSLVLELQQRAIEFNSIIEKHGRIRSALVERMPVLDEATYSGRRAGSVPPAFSTSQGVPSKIPKGVAKPTSAPLVDLLDLSSDEIPGPSSSDGAFLQDLLGVDLSSSSQGTNRTPNNGTDVLLDLLSIGTPPSQSQSDSSPFDILQSGKDNKTSVTVLDNLASNSAPSAKTFSPAGSSSMMDLLDGFGPSSSAPVAETNGPSYPSIVAFESSSLKLTFNFSKEPGNLQSTLIEAEFMNKSPDIYSNFVFQTAVPKFLQLHLDPASSSSLPASGNGSITQKLRVSNSQHGKKPLVMRIRINYKVNGKDVLEEGQINNFPHEL, encoded by the exons ATGGACTCGATCATGAATCCGTTCTCCTCCTCCACTCGCTTGAG GGACTTGATTCGGGCTGTACGTGCTTGCAAAACTGCAGCAGAGGAGCGGGCTGCTATAAGAAAAGAATGTGCTTCAATTCGAGCTGCAATTAGTGAAAATGACCAAGATTATAGACATCGCAATCTGGCAAAGCTCATGTTTATTCACATGCTTGGTTACCCAACACATTTTGGTCAAATGGAATGCCTGAAGTTAATTGCATCTCCCGGATTTCCAGAAAAAAGAATAGGATATCTTGGTCTTATGTTGCTTCTTGATGAAAGACAGGAAGTTCTGATGCTTGTTACCAATTCAATTAAACA AGATCTTAATCACACCAACCAGTATATTGTTGGACTTGCTCTTTGTGCCTTGGGAAATATCTGTTCTGCTGAAATGGCTCGTGATCTTGCTCCAGAAGTTGAAAGATTACTTCAATTTAGGGATCCTAATATCAGGAAGAAA GCAGCATTATGCACAATAAGGATCATAAAGAAAGTTCCGGACCTGGCTGAGAATTTTATAAATCCTGCTGTTGCATTGCTAAAAGAAAAACACCATGGAGTGTTATTAACTGGAGTTCAGCTTTGTATGGATATGTGTAAAGTCAGTACAGAAGCTCTCGAGCATTTCAGAAAG AATTGCATAGGCATCTTAGTCAAAGTTCTAAAGGATCTTGCAAACAGTTCATATGCACCTGAGTACGAGATTTCTGGGATTTCAGACCCTTTTCTTCATATTAGATTGCTCAAGCTCTTACGAGAGTTGGGACAAGGAGATCCCGATGCTAGTGATAATATGAATGATATTCTTGCCCAG GTGGCAACCAAGACTGAATCGAACAAAAATACGGGAAATGCGATTCTTTATGAATGTGTTGCTACCATCATGAGCCTTGAAGATAATAGTGGGTTACGTGTGCTTGCTGTCAATATTTTGGGAAGATTTTTGTCTAGCCGAGACAATAATATTAG ATATGTTGCATTGAACATGTTGATGAAAGCTATTATTTTAGATAGCCAGGCAGTACAGAGGCATCGAGCAACAATATTGGAATGCGTAAAG GATTCAGATGCTTCAATCCGTAAAAGGGCCCTTGAACTTGTTTATCTTCTGATAAATGAAAGTAACGTGAAGTCTTTGACTAAGGAGCTCGTTGACTATCTAGAAGTATGTGATCCAGAATTTAAGGGAGAGCTCTCCACCAAAATTTGCTCCATTGTTGAGAA GTTTTCCCCTGAGAAAATATGGTACATTGATCAGATGCTTAAGGTTCTGTCTGAG GCTGGAAACTATGTGAAAGATGAAGTGTGGCATGCCCTTATTGTCGTAATTACCAATGCTTCTAATCTCCATGGATATACTGTTAGATCACTGTACAAGACTGTACAAACAGCATGTGAACAG GAAACTCTGGCTCGAGTTGCCGTTTGGTGCATCGGAGAATATGGGGAATTGTTGGTCAGTAATGTTGGAATGCTTGGTGTAGAGGATCCAGTAACA GTAACAGAGGTAGATGCAGTAGATGTTGTAGAAACTGTAATTCAGCGCCATTCTGCAGATCTCACAACTCGGGCTATGTGTTTGATTGCTTTGCTAAAGCTATCTAGTCGATTTCCCTCCTGTTCAAA GAGAATAAATGATATCGTTATCCATCAGAAAGGAAGCCTTGTGCTTGAACTGCAACAGAGAGCCATTGAATTCAATTCTATCATTGAGAAGCACGGGAGAATCAG GTCTGCACTAGTTGAAAGGATGCCAGTACTTGATGAGGCTACTTACAGCGGTAGGAGGGCTGGATCTGTGCCTCCTGCCTTTTCAACTTCTCAAGGAGTTCCATCAAAAATTCCAAAGGGAGTTGCCAAGCCCACTTCAGCTCCGCTTGTAGATTTACTCGATCTTAGTTCAGATGAAATCCCTGGACCCAGCTCTTCTGATGGAGCTTTTCTTCAGGATCTTCTTGGGGTTGATCTATCCTCATCTTCTCAAG GAACTAACCGAACCCCAAATAACGGCACTGATGTTTTGCTGGACCTTTTGTCTATCGGAACTCCTCCATCTCAATCTCAAAGTGACTCATCCCCGTTTGATATATTGCAATCCGGAAAAGATAATAAAACTTCCGTGACTGTGTTGGATAATCTAGCATCAAATTCTGCACCTTCAGCAAAAACTTTTTCTCCAGCTGGAAGTTCTTCAATGATGGATTTGTTGGACGGTTTTGGGCCTAGCTCATCAGCGCCTG TTGCAGAAACAAATGGCCCTTCCTATCCATCAATTGTTGCATTCGAAAGCAGCTCCTTGAAATTAACTTTCAACTTCTCAAAAGAACCTGGAAACTTACAGTCCACATTAATTGAGGCTGAATTCATGAACAAGTCACCCgatatttattcaaattttgtatTCCAGACTGCTGTCCCGAAG TTTCTTCAACTGCACCTGGATCCTGCCAGCAGTAGTTCACTTCCTGCAAGTGGTAATGGATCAATCACACAGAAATTACGAGTTTCAAACAGCCAGCATGGCAAG AAACCACTAGTTATGCGCATAAGGATAAATTATAAGGTCAATGGCAAAGATGTTTTAGAGGAAGGGCAGATAAACAATTTCCCCCACGAGTTGTGA
- the LOC142543456 gene encoding AP-1 complex subunit gamma-2-like isoform X2, whose translation MDSIMNPFSSSTRLRDLIRAVRACKTAAEERAAIRKECASIRAAISENDQDYRHRNLAKLMFIHMLGYPTHFGQMECLKLIASPGFPEKRIGYLGLMLLLDERQEVLMLVTNSIKQDLNHTNQYIVGLALCALGNICSAEMARDLAPEVERLLQFRDPNIRKKAALCTIRIIKKVPDLAENFINPAVALLKEKHHGVLLTGVQLCMDMCKVSTEALEHFRKNCIGILVKVLKDLANSSYAPEYEISGISDPFLHIRLLKLLRELGQGDPDASDNMNDILAQVATKTESNKNTGNAILYECVATIMSLEDNSGLRVLAVNILGRFLSSRDNNIRYVALNMLMKAIILDSQAVQRHRATILECVKDSDASIRKRALELVYLLINESNVKSLTKELVDYLEVCDPEFKGELSTKICSIVEKFSPEKIWYIDQMLKVLSEAGNYVKDEVWHALIVVITNASNLHGYTVRSLYKTVQTACEQETLARVAVWCIGEYGELLVSNVGMLGVEDPVTVTEVDAVDVVETVIQRHSADLTTRAMCLIALLKLSSRFPSCSKRINDIVIHQKGSLVLELQQRAIEFNSIIEKHGRIRSALVERMPVLDEATYSGRRAGSVPPAFSTSQGVPSKIPKGVAKPTSAPLVDLLDLSSDEIPGPSSSDGAFLQDLLGVDLSSSSQGTNRTPNNGTDVLLDLLSIGTPPSQSQSDSSPFDILQSGKDNKTSVTVLDNLASNSAPSAKTFSPAGSSSMMDLLDGFGPSSSAPETNGPSYPSIVAFESSSLKLTFNFSKEPGNLQSTLIEAEFMNKSPDIYSNFVFQTAVPKFLQLHLDPASSSSLPASGNGSITQKLRVSNSQHGKKPLVMRIRINYKVNGKDVLEEGQINNFPHEL comes from the exons ATGGACTCGATCATGAATCCGTTCTCCTCCTCCACTCGCTTGAG GGACTTGATTCGGGCTGTACGTGCTTGCAAAACTGCAGCAGAGGAGCGGGCTGCTATAAGAAAAGAATGTGCTTCAATTCGAGCTGCAATTAGTGAAAATGACCAAGATTATAGACATCGCAATCTGGCAAAGCTCATGTTTATTCACATGCTTGGTTACCCAACACATTTTGGTCAAATGGAATGCCTGAAGTTAATTGCATCTCCCGGATTTCCAGAAAAAAGAATAGGATATCTTGGTCTTATGTTGCTTCTTGATGAAAGACAGGAAGTTCTGATGCTTGTTACCAATTCAATTAAACA AGATCTTAATCACACCAACCAGTATATTGTTGGACTTGCTCTTTGTGCCTTGGGAAATATCTGTTCTGCTGAAATGGCTCGTGATCTTGCTCCAGAAGTTGAAAGATTACTTCAATTTAGGGATCCTAATATCAGGAAGAAA GCAGCATTATGCACAATAAGGATCATAAAGAAAGTTCCGGACCTGGCTGAGAATTTTATAAATCCTGCTGTTGCATTGCTAAAAGAAAAACACCATGGAGTGTTATTAACTGGAGTTCAGCTTTGTATGGATATGTGTAAAGTCAGTACAGAAGCTCTCGAGCATTTCAGAAAG AATTGCATAGGCATCTTAGTCAAAGTTCTAAAGGATCTTGCAAACAGTTCATATGCACCTGAGTACGAGATTTCTGGGATTTCAGACCCTTTTCTTCATATTAGATTGCTCAAGCTCTTACGAGAGTTGGGACAAGGAGATCCCGATGCTAGTGATAATATGAATGATATTCTTGCCCAG GTGGCAACCAAGACTGAATCGAACAAAAATACGGGAAATGCGATTCTTTATGAATGTGTTGCTACCATCATGAGCCTTGAAGATAATAGTGGGTTACGTGTGCTTGCTGTCAATATTTTGGGAAGATTTTTGTCTAGCCGAGACAATAATATTAG ATATGTTGCATTGAACATGTTGATGAAAGCTATTATTTTAGATAGCCAGGCAGTACAGAGGCATCGAGCAACAATATTGGAATGCGTAAAG GATTCAGATGCTTCAATCCGTAAAAGGGCCCTTGAACTTGTTTATCTTCTGATAAATGAAAGTAACGTGAAGTCTTTGACTAAGGAGCTCGTTGACTATCTAGAAGTATGTGATCCAGAATTTAAGGGAGAGCTCTCCACCAAAATTTGCTCCATTGTTGAGAA GTTTTCCCCTGAGAAAATATGGTACATTGATCAGATGCTTAAGGTTCTGTCTGAG GCTGGAAACTATGTGAAAGATGAAGTGTGGCATGCCCTTATTGTCGTAATTACCAATGCTTCTAATCTCCATGGATATACTGTTAGATCACTGTACAAGACTGTACAAACAGCATGTGAACAG GAAACTCTGGCTCGAGTTGCCGTTTGGTGCATCGGAGAATATGGGGAATTGTTGGTCAGTAATGTTGGAATGCTTGGTGTAGAGGATCCAGTAACA GTAACAGAGGTAGATGCAGTAGATGTTGTAGAAACTGTAATTCAGCGCCATTCTGCAGATCTCACAACTCGGGCTATGTGTTTGATTGCTTTGCTAAAGCTATCTAGTCGATTTCCCTCCTGTTCAAA GAGAATAAATGATATCGTTATCCATCAGAAAGGAAGCCTTGTGCTTGAACTGCAACAGAGAGCCATTGAATTCAATTCTATCATTGAGAAGCACGGGAGAATCAG GTCTGCACTAGTTGAAAGGATGCCAGTACTTGATGAGGCTACTTACAGCGGTAGGAGGGCTGGATCTGTGCCTCCTGCCTTTTCAACTTCTCAAGGAGTTCCATCAAAAATTCCAAAGGGAGTTGCCAAGCCCACTTCAGCTCCGCTTGTAGATTTACTCGATCTTAGTTCAGATGAAATCCCTGGACCCAGCTCTTCTGATGGAGCTTTTCTTCAGGATCTTCTTGGGGTTGATCTATCCTCATCTTCTCAAG GAACTAACCGAACCCCAAATAACGGCACTGATGTTTTGCTGGACCTTTTGTCTATCGGAACTCCTCCATCTCAATCTCAAAGTGACTCATCCCCGTTTGATATATTGCAATCCGGAAAAGATAATAAAACTTCCGTGACTGTGTTGGATAATCTAGCATCAAATTCTGCACCTTCAGCAAAAACTTTTTCTCCAGCTGGAAGTTCTTCAATGATGGATTTGTTGGACGGTTTTGGGCCTAGCTCATCAGCGCCTG AAACAAATGGCCCTTCCTATCCATCAATTGTTGCATTCGAAAGCAGCTCCTTGAAATTAACTTTCAACTTCTCAAAAGAACCTGGAAACTTACAGTCCACATTAATTGAGGCTGAATTCATGAACAAGTCACCCgatatttattcaaattttgtatTCCAGACTGCTGTCCCGAAG TTTCTTCAACTGCACCTGGATCCTGCCAGCAGTAGTTCACTTCCTGCAAGTGGTAATGGATCAATCACACAGAAATTACGAGTTTCAAACAGCCAGCATGGCAAG AAACCACTAGTTATGCGCATAAGGATAAATTATAAGGTCAATGGCAAAGATGTTTTAGAGGAAGGGCAGATAAACAATTTCCCCCACGAGTTGTGA